One segment of Nostoc flagelliforme CCNUN1 DNA contains the following:
- a CDS encoding MFS transporter has protein sequence MVQSQEDDISVEASSLPPVPIQEVSEDRALTETVLFPTPKLFLKISKLEIRKSLKALTYESLFATIFYSVIGGALLSNFLLELGAGPVQIGLLAAIPQMVNLLQPLGAYLVNRSTSFRWYFLCIFIPSRLVWLILLPAIVLVTSSHLAGYQVVELTLAILLVSNIIEAFGRAPWLGWSAVLVPQRLRGRYFGFRNSVVGLTNLIGVPLLGLAVSIWPGGTLQGYGAMLVLGILLGVISQICQFWMTDVNPQLLTATGSDTSQPQSHGIDFSFLKDANFCKFVLYLSIWCFAVNISAPFFNLYMLDNLDIDISVVTIYHGLGTGANMLMLLLWGKLADRIGNRPLLLLVGVLVAVTPLLWLGVGSDQISFWMWLPLLHILAGGTWAAIDLCTNNMMMGISPVRHQSTYFAIAGAVAGITGAMGISVGSFLTTLPFIGGLLGLFVLSGLLRMAALVFLVFVQEQRSVPVGQLIRVLFPIRPSTNLIEVKE, from the coding sequence ATGGTTCAGTCCCAAGAAGATGACATTTCAGTAGAAGCTAGTTCTCTTCCCCCTGTCCCCATTCAAGAAGTCTCAGAGGATAGGGCATTAACGGAGACGGTACTTTTTCCAACTCCGAAACTGTTTTTGAAAATTTCTAAGCTAGAAATCCGCAAAAGCCTTAAAGCGCTAACTTATGAGAGTCTCTTTGCTACGATTTTTTATAGTGTCATCGGCGGCGCGTTGCTCAGTAATTTCTTGCTAGAGTTGGGTGCTGGGCCAGTACAAATTGGTCTGCTGGCCGCTATCCCTCAGATGGTGAATCTGCTGCAACCACTGGGAGCGTATTTGGTAAACCGAAGTACCAGTTTTCGCTGGTATTTCCTGTGTATTTTTATCCCATCGCGGTTAGTGTGGTTGATTCTTTTGCCAGCGATTGTGTTGGTTACTTCATCTCATCTCGCTGGATACCAAGTAGTGGAGTTGACTTTAGCAATTCTCTTGGTAAGTAATATCATTGAAGCTTTCGGTCGTGCGCCTTGGCTTGGGTGGTCAGCTGTGTTGGTACCTCAACGGTTGCGGGGGCGATATTTCGGTTTTCGCAATAGTGTTGTCGGCTTGACTAACCTTATTGGTGTGCCGTTGCTAGGTTTAGCAGTATCGATTTGGCCTGGTGGAACACTTCAAGGCTATGGTGCAATGTTGGTTCTAGGAATTTTGCTAGGGGTAATCAGTCAAATCTGTCAGTTCTGGATGACCGATGTAAACCCGCAGCTTTTAACAGCCACGGGTTCAGATACATCCCAACCGCAGTCTCATGGTATAGATTTTAGTTTTCTCAAAGATGCTAATTTTTGCAAGTTTGTACTTTACCTGAGTATTTGGTGCTTTGCTGTTAACATCAGCGCTCCCTTCTTTAACCTCTATATGCTGGATAATCTGGATATAGATATTAGTGTGGTAACGATTTATCACGGTTTAGGAACTGGTGCGAACATGTTAATGCTGCTTTTGTGGGGGAAACTAGCTGACCGAATTGGAAATCGTCCGCTACTGCTATTGGTGGGAGTCTTGGTGGCGGTGACACCTCTGCTGTGGCTAGGAGTTGGAAGCGATCAAATTTCTTTTTGGATGTGGTTGCCTTTGTTGCATATACTAGCTGGCGGGACGTGGGCGGCAATTGATTTGTGTACCAACAATATGATGATGGGAATATCACCCGTGCGTCATCAATCTACTTACTTTGCGATCGCAGGTGCAGTTGCTGGTATAACTGGAGCAATGGGTATCAGTGTTGGTAGCTTTTTAACGACTCTACCTTTTATCGGAGGTTTGCTGGGGCTGTTTGTTCTCTCAGGCTTACTACGAATGGCTGCACTTGTGTTTTTGGTTTTTGTTCAAGAGCAACGCTCAGTACCAGTGGGTCAGTTAATACGAGTCCTGTTTCCCATTAGGCCGTCAACTAATCTGATTGAAGTAAAGGAATAA
- a CDS encoding KAP family NTPase — translation MAHTEINDVSADSSLVDPEKDLLGHANFAKYLAESICRMTYPEGFVIAVYGSWNSGKSTLLNFVVHYLQQKPEEEKPIIVPFNPWLFSGHENITRRFFDQLKNALSQESSVPKGLRERVADFAAIISDIPLPYAQTGKALAALLNDKDKEASQLKEEVEDTLVQQQRRIVITIDDIDRLAAEDIKELFRIFKAMRNFTNLVYLLVFDKEIVIRTVADTKEISEEAYLEKIIQVSFELPNPDKASLRRLLFEKLDHIFSQTPKQQINQTRWGDIYFQGIEHFITSIRDITRLINTLTVTYPVVKDEVNTVDFIAIESLRVFCPKIYSIIHQNPHIFVGKINLSIDELKNLLNTWIAQLRDEDKQPVKNLLMHLFPKLKFILANTYLDEKQELEWREQLRVCSLEIFPIYFRLSLSVGELSNIQIKIILGLVENTEKFRNYLIELTKQKLPNGTTQARVFIEQLENSTEEIPVNYIPSVVEALFDVSEQLLSQDDESNSILAFGNEVIISRCISQLLRQINETSRFELLKKVITQGKALPIINHEIATLKEQQSQYSTDQSNYEEKWLVNAQHLKELEEMTRKIEVKTDTSYK, via the coding sequence ATGGCACACACGGAAATTAACGATGTATCGGCAGATAGCTCTTTAGTTGATCCAGAAAAAGACCTACTAGGACATGCGAACTTTGCCAAGTATCTAGCGGAAAGTATTTGCAGAATGACCTATCCTGAAGGTTTCGTTATTGCAGTTTACGGTTCTTGGAACTCTGGCAAATCTACATTATTAAACTTTGTAGTTCACTATCTTCAGCAAAAGCCAGAGGAGGAGAAACCAATTATCGTACCTTTTAATCCTTGGTTATTCTCTGGACATGAAAATATCACAAGGCGCTTTTTTGACCAATTAAAAAACGCTTTAAGCCAAGAGTCATCTGTGCCAAAAGGTTTGAGAGAGAGAGTAGCTGATTTTGCCGCCATTATTTCAGACATTCCTCTACCTTATGCTCAAACTGGCAAGGCATTAGCAGCATTATTGAACGATAAGGACAAGGAAGCTTCCCAATTAAAAGAAGAAGTAGAAGACACGCTAGTACAGCAGCAACGGCGAATAGTCATAACAATTGATGATATTGATCGGTTGGCTGCTGAAGATATCAAGGAGTTATTTCGTATTTTCAAAGCAATGCGAAATTTTACTAATCTTGTCTATCTTCTAGTTTTTGATAAAGAAATTGTAATAAGAACAGTTGCAGATACTAAAGAAATATCTGAAGAAGCATACTTGGAAAAAATTATTCAAGTTAGTTTTGAGTTACCTAATCCTGATAAAGCTTCACTTCGCAGGCTGCTTTTTGAAAAGCTGGATCATATATTTTCTCAAACACCAAAACAACAAATAAACCAAACTCGCTGGGGTGATATTTACTTTCAAGGAATAGAACACTTTATTACTAGCATCCGCGATATTACTCGTTTGATTAACACTTTAACAGTGACGTATCCAGTAGTAAAAGATGAAGTAAACACTGTTGATTTTATTGCTATTGAGTCTTTACGAGTATTTTGCCCAAAGATATATAGTATAATCCATCAAAATCCTCATATTTTTGTAGGAAAGATAAACCTTTCAATAGACGAACTCAAGAATCTTCTGAATACCTGGATTGCTCAACTGCGAGATGAAGACAAGCAGCCTGTTAAAAACCTGCTAATGCACCTTTTTCCTAAGTTAAAATTCATTTTGGCTAATACTTATCTAGATGAAAAGCAAGAGTTGGAATGGCGCGAACAGCTACGTGTGTGTAGTTTAGAAATATTTCCTATTTACTTTCGCCTGTCTTTATCAGTAGGTGAATTATCTAATATTCAGATAAAAATTATCCTTGGTTTGGTTGAAAATACAGAGAAATTTAGAAATTATTTGATAGAACTTACTAAACAAAAACTTCCAAACGGCACAACACAAGCCAGGGTGTTTATAGAACAGCTAGAAAATTCCACTGAAGAAATTCCTGTGAATTACATTCCTTCAGTTGTAGAAGCTTTGTTTGATGTAAGCGAGCAATTATTATCTCAAGATGATGAATCTAATAGCATTCTTGCTTTTGGCAATGAAGTTATTATTAGTCGTTGTATCTCGCAACTCTTGCGTCAAATTAATGAAACATCACGGTTTGAATTGCTAAAAAAAGTAATTACCCAAGGGAAAGCATTACCAATAATTAATCATGAAATTGCAACACTAAAAGAGCAACAAAGTCAATATAGTACAGATCAATCTAACTATGAAGAGAAATGGCTTGTGAACGCACAGCACCTCAAGGAACTGGAAGAAATGACTAGAAAAATAGAGGTAAAAACTGATACCAGCTATAAATAA
- the crtO gene encoding beta-carotene ketolase CrtO produces MEAYDVVIIGAGHNGLVCAGYLLKAGYSVLLLEGRSLPGGGSTTEELMPDEAPGFKFSPCAINHLFIFLGPVIQELELHKYGLEYLSCDPVAFCPHPDGKYFLAHKSVEKTCAEIARYSQRDAEKYAEYADFWQRFITGIAPFFNAPPKSLVDIAGNYNLNSLQDLFSLLGGSNTTLDLLRTLLSSATDNINEYFDSEFVKAPLARLSAELSSPPSQKAMSFGAMMMMLRHNPGMARPRGGSGGLVEALVKLVKSEGGTILTDQKVEKVLVDNGKAVGVRVAGGKEYRANKGVISSIDAKRLFLQLMDSSDVDNSDANLRERLDRRIINNNETILKIDCALSEPLRFVHHNHQDNYLMGSILIADSVTHVEQAHSLITLGKIPDEDPSMYVVMPTGLDPSMAPEGKHTLWIEFFAPYQIAGAEGTGLKGTGWTDELKNKVADRVINKLAQYSPNLQHSIIARHVESPAELGERLGTYKGNYYHIDMTLEQMLCFRPLPELANYKTPIDNLYLTGAGTHPGGSISGLPGRNCARVFLHNEQPIAQKIKEAGGSIKSAFASILRNESD; encoded by the coding sequence ATGGAAGCGTATGACGTTGTAATTATCGGCGCTGGTCATAATGGTTTAGTTTGTGCTGGCTACCTGCTAAAAGCTGGTTACAGCGTTCTGTTATTGGAAGGGCGATCGCTCCCCGGCGGCGGTTCTACAACTGAAGAACTTATGCCTGATGAAGCACCTGGTTTTAAATTTAGTCCTTGCGCCATCAACCATCTGTTTATTTTCTTAGGGCCAGTCATCCAAGAATTGGAACTGCATAAGTACGGCTTGGAATATCTTAGCTGCGATCCAGTTGCCTTTTGCCCCCATCCAGATGGGAAGTACTTCTTAGCTCACAAATCGGTGGAAAAGACTTGTGCGGAAATTGCCCGTTACAGTCAGCGTGATGCTGAAAAATACGCTGAATATGCCGATTTTTGGCAGCGCTTTATCACAGGGATTGCTCCTTTCTTCAATGCACCACCTAAATCACTTGTTGATATTGCTGGTAATTACAATCTCAATAGTCTCCAAGACTTATTTTCCCTTCTAGGTGGCTCTAACACAACCCTTGATTTACTCCGTACCCTACTCAGCAGTGCCACAGATAATATTAACGAATATTTTGATTCTGAGTTTGTCAAAGCACCTCTGGCTAGACTCTCAGCCGAACTGAGTTCTCCCCCCTCACAAAAAGCTATGTCCTTTGGGGCGATGATGATGATGTTGCGTCATAATCCCGGTATGGCAAGACCGCGTGGTGGTAGTGGCGGACTTGTGGAAGCTTTGGTGAAGCTGGTAAAAAGTGAAGGTGGTACAATTCTCACCGACCAAAAGGTAGAAAAAGTATTGGTAGATAATGGTAAAGCTGTTGGTGTGCGGGTTGCTGGTGGCAAAGAATATCGTGCGAATAAAGGTGTAATTTCAAGTATTGATGCCAAGCGCTTATTCTTGCAACTGATGGATAGTAGCGATGTTGATAATAGCGATGCCAACTTGCGCGAAAGGTTAGACCGCCGCATTATTAACAACAATGAAACCATCCTCAAAATTGATTGTGCTTTATCTGAACCCTTGCGCTTTGTCCACCACAATCACCAAGATAATTATCTGATGGGTTCTATTCTGATTGCTGATTCTGTCACTCATGTAGAACAAGCTCATAGTCTGATTACTCTCGGCAAAATTCCTGATGAAGACCCATCGATGTATGTAGTAATGCCTACCGGACTCGATCCATCAATGGCACCGGAAGGGAAACACACATTATGGATAGAGTTTTTTGCACCTTATCAAATTGCTGGTGCAGAGGGTACAGGTTTAAAAGGTACGGGTTGGACGGATGAACTGAAAAACAAAGTTGCAGACAGGGTGATTAATAAACTCGCGCAGTATTCGCCCAACCTTCAACATTCAATCATCGCCCGTCATGTAGAAAGCCCGGCTGAGTTGGGAGAACGGCTAGGGACTTACAAAGGTAATTATTACCATATTGACATGACCTTAGAACAAATGCTTTGCTTCCGTCCGTTGCCGGAATTAGCGAACTATAAAACACCAATTGATAACTTGTATCTTACTGGTGCTGGAACTCATCCGGGTGGTTCAATTTCCGGTTTGCCGGGACGCAACTGTGCGCGTGTATTTTTGCATAATGAGCAACCCATCGCCCAGAAAATCAAGGAAGCAGGAGGTTCAATTAAATCTGCGTTTGCATCTATCTTGAGGAATGAATCAGACTAA
- a CDS encoding chlorophyll a-b binding domain-containing protein: protein MATETNKTIELSTEAKAYNGVDRNAWIFGWNPQQELWNGRLAMIGFISYVLWDLAGYSLVRDVLHLVR from the coding sequence ATGGCAACTGAAACTAACAAAACGATTGAATTATCTACTGAAGCTAAAGCCTATAACGGTGTTGATCGCAATGCTTGGATTTTTGGATGGAATCCGCAACAAGAGTTGTGGAATGGGCGTTTAGCGATGATTGGCTTTATTTCTTACGTACTTTGGGATTTAGCTGGCTATAGTTTAGTGCGTGACGTACTCCACTTGGTTCGCTAA
- a CDS encoding general stress protein: MITKDTIRALGVFANSQGIEQAINDLKTANFPIEKVSVIAKDADQGDRVGETQISDRIGDQDVNTSGAVREALAASTWGSVLVGLSSLALPGLGAVLAAGSVGVALVSSVGGVAVGAAANQNLLKALGDLGIPEDRARVYSDRLQQSYYLLILEGSQEEIHRVEPILRDRGIEYWGVYDSAQASNGEEN, translated from the coding sequence ATGATAACTAAAGATACAATACGTGCATTAGGAGTGTTTGCTAATTCTCAAGGAATAGAGCAAGCAATTAATGATTTAAAAACTGCAAACTTTCCTATAGAGAAAGTTTCTGTGATTGCTAAAGATGCGGATCAGGGCGATCGCGTAGGTGAAACGCAGATAAGCGATCGCATCGGTGATCAAGATGTCAATACAAGCGGAGCAGTAAGAGAGGCGCTGGCAGCAAGTACTTGGGGTAGCGTGTTAGTTGGTTTGAGTAGTCTGGCACTTCCTGGTTTAGGAGCTGTACTCGCAGCAGGTTCTGTAGGTGTAGCATTAGTCAGCAGCGTGGGAGGTGTTGCTGTGGGAGCCGCAGCAAATCAGAATTTACTCAAGGCATTAGGCGATTTAGGCATACCCGAAGACAGAGCCAGAGTTTATAGCGATCGCCTCCAGCAGAGTTATTATTTGCTCATACTAGAAGGCTCACAAGAAGAGATTCATCGCGTTGAACCAATATTACGCGATCGGGGTATTGAATATTGGGGCGTTTATGATTCAGCGCAGGCTTCAAATGGTGAAGAAAATTAG
- a CDS encoding poly(R)-hydroxyalkanoic acid synthase subunit PhaE: protein MGTQQNTCEISQLLKTFDALIQLSQASFDYQLVLADIWIKAFSELTRELASYEAKGETIDNWRQFLEVWSNIFDREFAQKFRSGDAQAIQGKFLKVGMRYWLEQQQLLEGVRKKLEVPICNQVDENKV, encoded by the coding sequence ATGGGTACACAGCAGAATACCTGTGAAATCAGCCAACTCCTAAAAACTTTTGATGCCTTAATTCAGCTATCCCAAGCTAGCTTTGACTATCAGTTAGTGCTGGCAGATATTTGGATAAAGGCATTTTCGGAACTGACGCGGGAGTTGGCCTCTTACGAAGCCAAGGGTGAAACAATTGACAATTGGCGACAGTTTCTGGAAGTCTGGAGTAATATATTTGACCGAGAATTTGCACAGAAATTCCGTTCAGGAGATGCCCAGGCAATTCAAGGGAAATTCTTAAAGGTAGGCATGAGGTATTGGCTCGAACAACAACAGCTCCTAGAAGGAGTTCGCAAGAAGCTTGAGGTGCCGATTTGTAATCAGGTGGATGAAAACAAGGTTTAA
- the phaC gene encoding class III poly(R)-hydroxyalkanoic acid synthase subunit PhaC translates to MHESIELIEKLVNSVDIFNRLREQEIEIGVTPKQEVYREDKVVLYHFQSQVEKSFKIPILIVYALVNRPYIVDLQEGRSLVANLLNLGLDVYLIDWGYPNQDDRWLTIDKYINGYINNCIDIIRDRYNLEQINLLGICQGGTFSLCYSSLYPEKVKNLITMVTPVDFHINEGLLNVWSGSSLGTQALDVDLLVDTLGNIPGNFLNFVFVMLKPFQLGVKKYIDLLEIVKYEDKLLNFFRMEKWIFDSPDQAGETFRQFIKDFYQENKLIKGKIEIGNKRVDLGNIRIPILNIYAEQDHLVLPASSLALEKYVGSVDYTVRSFPVGHIGMYVSGKVQKDLPPTIADWLKARE, encoded by the coding sequence ATGCACGAGTCTATCGAACTAATCGAAAAGCTAGTTAATAGCGTAGATATCTTCAACCGCTTGCGCGAACAAGAGATTGAGATTGGGGTGACACCTAAGCAAGAGGTCTACCGGGAAGACAAGGTAGTACTATACCACTTCCAATCCCAGGTTGAAAAATCGTTTAAAATTCCGATTTTAATTGTTTATGCGTTAGTTAACCGTCCCTACATTGTAGATTTACAGGAGGGGCGATCGCTTGTTGCTAATTTACTCAATCTTGGTCTAGATGTTTACTTGATTGATTGGGGATATCCTAACCAAGATGATCGCTGGCTCACTATTGATAAATACATCAACGGATATATCAATAACTGTATAGATATCATCCGCGATCGCTACAACTTAGAACAGATTAACTTATTGGGAATTTGCCAGGGGGGAACCTTCAGTCTTTGCTACAGTTCCCTTTACCCAGAAAAGGTAAAAAACCTGATTACTATGGTTACGCCAGTTGATTTTCACATCAATGAAGGACTTCTCAATGTTTGGAGTGGAAGCAGTTTAGGGACACAAGCATTAGATGTGGATCTTCTAGTTGACACTTTAGGTAACATTCCTGGCAACTTTCTCAACTTTGTCTTCGTAATGTTGAAGCCTTTTCAGTTAGGTGTCAAAAAGTATATCGATCTACTGGAGATTGTTAAGTATGAGGATAAGCTGCTCAACTTTTTCCGCATGGAAAAGTGGATTTTTGACAGTCCAGATCAAGCTGGAGAGACTTTTCGACAGTTCATTAAGGACTTCTATCAAGAAAACAAATTAATTAAAGGCAAGATTGAGATTGGCAATAAGCGAGTAGATTTGGGAAATATCCGCATCCCAATTTTAAACATTTATGCCGAACAGGATCATCTAGTTTTACCGGCATCATCTTTAGCTCTTGAGAAATATGTTGGCAGTGTTGACTATACAGTGCGATCGTTTCCAGTTGGACATATTGGTATGTATGTAAGCGGCAAAGTTCAAAAAGACCTACCGCCAACGATTGCCGATTGGCTGAAGGCGCGAGAATAA
- a CDS encoding thiolase family protein produces MEEAYIVSAVRTPLGRFGGVLADLSPVDLGAIAMRAALERAGVSGEALDLYIFGNVLSAGHGQSLPRQAAFKTGIPQKVNGYAVNMVCSSGMMSAINGVSAIRSGDAQMVLAGGMESMSQTGFLLSQRARWGYKSLLGSPEQLTDVLLQDGLTDPISGETMGEQAEQLATAYQITRDELDEVAFFSQARAAEATEKGLFQQEIVPIEVAGKKGLQVVDRDEGIRPETTLKTLAGLKPTFRSDGVFTAGNSSQISDGAAALVLASKTAVERYQLNPIARLIGGVWTGGESWRFPEVPIMAVNKLLDKLKMKIYDFDLFENNEAFALSNVLFNRELGVPYEKLNVYGGAIALGHPIGASGARILVTLLNALQQQNGQFGLAAVCHGTGGGTAIALERLR; encoded by the coding sequence ATGGAAGAAGCTTATATTGTCTCAGCAGTACGCACACCGCTTGGTAGGTTTGGAGGTGTCTTAGCAGATTTGTCTCCAGTAGACTTAGGTGCGATCGCCATGCGTGCAGCCTTAGAACGAGCCGGAGTATCAGGAGAAGCTTTAGACTTGTATATTTTTGGTAATGTACTTAGCGCCGGACATGGACAGTCATTACCTCGTCAAGCAGCTTTCAAAACTGGGATTCCGCAGAAAGTGAACGGATATGCAGTAAATATGGTGTGTTCATCAGGAATGATGAGTGCTATCAACGGTGTTAGTGCAATTCGTTCTGGTGATGCCCAAATGGTACTTGCTGGAGGCATGGAATCTATGTCCCAGACGGGGTTTTTGTTATCGCAACGAGCTAGATGGGGATACAAATCGTTATTAGGTTCACCAGAACAACTCACCGATGTTTTACTCCAAGACGGACTCACCGATCCCATTAGTGGCGAAACGATGGGAGAGCAAGCAGAACAACTGGCAACTGCTTACCAAATTACACGGGATGAATTGGATGAAGTAGCTTTCTTTTCCCAAGCTAGAGCAGCCGAAGCGACTGAGAAAGGCTTATTTCAACAAGAGATTGTACCAATTGAGGTTGCGGGTAAGAAAGGTTTACAAGTTGTAGACCGAGATGAAGGAATTCGCCCCGAAACTACTTTAAAAACTCTTGCTGGACTGAAGCCTACTTTTAGATCAGATGGTGTGTTTACGGCTGGTAACAGCAGTCAAATATCCGATGGAGCAGCAGCTCTAGTTTTGGCAAGTAAAACAGCAGTAGAACGCTACCAACTCAATCCCATAGCACGCCTGATTGGCGGAGTCTGGACAGGAGGAGAATCTTGGCGGTTCCCTGAAGTTCCCATCATGGCAGTGAACAAGCTTTTAGACAAACTCAAAATGAAAATTTACGATTTTGATTTGTTTGAAAACAACGAAGCATTTGCTCTAAGCAATGTCTTGTTCAATCGGGAGTTGGGCGTTCCTTATGAAAAATTAAATGTCTATGGCGGGGCGATCGCTTTGGGACATCCCATTGGGGCTTCAGGAGCGCGAATCTTAGTAACACTGCTCAACGCTTTGCAGCAGCAAAACGGGCAGTTTGGATTAGCAGCAGTTTGTCACGGGACTGGTGGCGGTACTGCGATCGCACTGGAGAGGCTGAGATAA
- a CDS encoding beta-ketoacyl-ACP reductase, with amino-acid sequence MSRDWWRYCDRTGEAEIIRMASLGLEDQVVLVTGGNRGIGAAIVNLLLELGAKVAYTYRSDYNPQMGSLAISADVTDKAAMEEVTQKVEEQLGPIYGVVANAGITRDNFFPKLTTADWDAVIDTNLKGVYNTLKPVIPKMYERRSGSVVCITSISGERGNLGQTNYAASKAGTIGLTKSLALEAARYGVRANTVSPGFIETDMLTPISDKVKQRILSEIPLSRFGKPEEVAWAVAFLLSPIASSYVTGTVVRVNGAHHT; translated from the coding sequence TTGTCACGGGACTGGTGGCGGTACTGCGATCGCACTGGAGAGGCTGAGATAATTCGTATGGCATCTTTGGGATTGGAAGATCAAGTGGTTTTGGTAACTGGCGGTAATCGGGGAATTGGAGCTGCGATCGTGAATCTGCTTTTGGAGTTGGGAGCCAAAGTAGCCTACACCTACCGCAGCGATTACAATCCGCAGATGGGGAGTTTGGCAATCTCAGCCGATGTCACCGATAAAGCAGCTATGGAGGAGGTGACACAAAAGGTTGAAGAGCAACTTGGCCCAATTTACGGGGTTGTCGCTAATGCTGGAATTACACGAGACAATTTTTTCCCAAAACTGACAACGGCAGACTGGGATGCAGTAATCGACACTAACTTGAAAGGAGTCTACAACACCTTAAAACCCGTTATTCCCAAGATGTACGAACGGCGTTCTGGCTCTGTTGTCTGTATCACTTCAATTTCCGGCGAACGCGGAAATCTCGGTCAGACAAACTATGCAGCGTCCAAGGCAGGAACCATTGGCTTGACAAAATCTTTGGCTCTAGAAGCGGCGCGTTACGGAGTGCGGGCTAATACTGTGTCACCAGGATTTATTGAGACTGATATGCTCACCCCGATTTCAGATAAAGTCAAGCAACGGATTTTGTCTGAAATTCCTCTGTCTCGCTTTGGGAAACCGGAGGAGGTTGCTTGGGCAGTAGCATTTCTGCTCTCCCCAATAGCCAGCAGCTACGTCACTGGTACAGTTGTGCGAGTCAACGGCGCTCATCATACATGA
- a CDS encoding alpha/beta fold hydrolase, translating into MGFEKRQIDVSGLNIRYLAGGNDDPPLVLLHGVGDSAVDWSWVIPTLGTKHRVIAVDFPGSGDSAKPKREYSLEFLTEFLADFLNALEIQRAVLVGNSLGGLIALRYALSNPERVPALVLVDSMGFSQFVNPILSNLTLPLYGELAIAWSKTPLGAKQRAWSRAALLFANPLQVPNAWLAEQERLGLVPSFLEANLSILRSQLYVLGQKQIALESLPQLKMPTLVVWGINDLVLPNYQAQDAVSRLRQGHLALIPNCGHLPQVERPELFTDALNQFLAYHL; encoded by the coding sequence ATGGGGTTTGAAAAGCGGCAAATAGATGTAAGTGGACTTAATATTCGCTACTTGGCCGGGGGTAATGATGATCCACCGTTAGTGCTGCTACATGGAGTCGGTGATAGCGCTGTTGATTGGTCTTGGGTAATACCTACTCTAGGAACTAAACATCGTGTTATAGCCGTAGATTTCCCAGGTTCCGGGGATAGTGCTAAACCCAAGCGTGAATATTCGCTGGAATTTTTGACAGAATTCTTAGCCGATTTTCTCAACGCTTTAGAAATTCAACGAGCAGTATTAGTAGGCAATTCTTTAGGTGGTTTGATTGCTTTGCGCTATGCACTGTCAAATCCTGAACGTGTACCAGCATTAGTACTGGTAGACAGTATGGGATTTAGCCAATTCGTCAACCCAATTCTGTCAAATTTGACTTTGCCCTTGTACGGAGAGTTAGCGATCGCCTGGAGCAAAACACCTTTGGGCGCAAAGCAAAGGGCTTGGTCACGAGCGGCATTGCTTTTTGCTAATCCCTTGCAAGTTCCCAACGCATGGCTAGCAGAACAAGAGCGGCTAGGGCTTGTTCCAAGCTTTCTGGAAGCGAATTTATCTATACTGCGTTCTCAACTATATGTATTAGGACAGAAGCAGATAGCACTCGAATCTCTACCACAGTTAAAAATGCCAACCCTAGTTGTATGGGGTATTAATGACTTAGTTTTGCCGAACTACCAAGCGCAAGATGCAGTCAGCCGTCTAAGGCAAGGACACTTAGCTTTGATACCCAATTGTGGGCACTTACCCCAAGTCGAGCGTCCCGAATTATTTACCGACGCATTGAACCAGTTTCTTGCTTATCACCTTTGA